In the Desulfomonilaceae bacterium genome, one interval contains:
- a CDS encoding SIS domain-containing protein, protein MKNTACKCESPKDYAKDYVKRLIALLNNLNLEEVEKVVQLFLDAREKGATIFFLGNGGSAATACHFSNDMGVCASPEGKKPFRAISLAANMAYVTCLGNDIGYENIFVGQLRNLMRPGDIVVGISASGNSPNAVNALDYANQNGATSVAIVGFHGGVMKRRAQYVIHIESDRGEYGPVEDVHMALDHLISTYLAQV, encoded by the coding sequence GTGAAAAACACTGCTTGCAAATGCGAATCGCCTAAAGATTACGCCAAAGATTATGTCAAACGGCTGATTGCTTTACTCAACAACCTGAACCTGGAGGAAGTCGAAAAAGTGGTTCAGTTGTTTCTGGACGCCAGAGAAAAAGGAGCCACAATCTTTTTCCTGGGAAACGGGGGGAGCGCCGCGACCGCGTGCCACTTTTCAAACGACATGGGAGTATGCGCATCTCCGGAGGGCAAGAAGCCGTTCCGGGCCATTAGCCTTGCGGCGAACATGGCCTATGTAACTTGTCTGGGTAACGACATTGGATATGAGAACATATTTGTAGGACAACTCCGGAATTTAATGCGTCCCGGAGACATTGTGGTCGGTATTTCCGCAAGCGGGAACTCCCCTAACGCTGTAAACGCACTCGATTACGCAAATCAGAATGGCGCGACATCTGTCGCTATAGTGGGTTTTCACGGAGGGGTCATGAAAAGAAGGGCGCAATATGTAATTCATATCGAATCCGACAGGGGAGAGTACGGACCCGTCGAAGACGTGCACATGGCCCTGGATCATCTTATTTCAACATATCTAGCGCAAGTATAA
- a CDS encoding ABC transporter ATP-binding protein: MSRLLDVNNLEVTYNKVILVIKGMSLRVDEGQIVTILGNNGAGKSTTLKAVSGLLKSEDGEITDGTITFKGERIDRMDPENIVRKGVFQVMEGRKAFEDLTVEENLLVAAHTIRDKKRIKLDLERVYNYFPRLPHRRKIAAGYISGGEQQMLVIGRGLMSHPKLLLLDEPSMGLSPMLVGEIFEIIQRINRQEEVTILLVEQNAHMALSIADHGYVMENGRIVLDDTVEKLRENEDIKEFYLGLTEQGAKKSYRDVKHYRRRKRWLT, translated from the coding sequence ATGTCGCGTTTACTCGATGTAAACAATCTGGAAGTAACCTATAACAAGGTCATACTGGTAATAAAAGGGATGTCTCTCCGCGTAGACGAAGGCCAGATCGTAACAATACTGGGCAACAATGGCGCGGGAAAAAGCACTACGCTCAAAGCTGTGTCCGGATTGCTAAAGTCTGAAGACGGCGAAATAACGGACGGGACCATAACATTTAAAGGTGAACGCATAGATAGAATGGACCCTGAAAATATTGTAAGAAAAGGCGTATTCCAGGTGATGGAGGGCCGAAAAGCTTTTGAAGATCTGACAGTAGAGGAAAATCTACTGGTCGCTGCGCATACGATTCGCGACAAGAAGCGCATCAAGTTGGATCTTGAGAGAGTCTACAACTATTTTCCCAGGCTCCCGCATCGAAGAAAAATCGCGGCCGGTTACATAAGTGGTGGAGAGCAGCAGATGCTCGTGATCGGCAGGGGGTTGATGTCACATCCGAAACTCTTGTTGCTCGATGAACCCTCGATGGGCCTGAGTCCGATGTTAGTCGGCGAAATCTTTGAGATTATCCAGCGAATCAACCGTCAGGAAGAAGTCACTATCCTGCTTGTGGAACAGAACGCCCATATGGCGTTAAGTATTGCGGATCATGGATACGTGATGGAAAATGGACGCATCGTGCTTGACGACACAGTAGAAAAACTGCGGGAAAATGAAGATATAAAAGAATTCTATCTAGGTTTAACCGAACAGGGGGCAAAAAAAAGTTACCGTGACGTTAAACACTACAGACGTCGAAAAAGATGGTTGACCTGA
- a CDS encoding branched-chain amino acid ABC transporter permease has product MRCGDFKESYREDEEIFQSLFVRICLAVLFVLLIITPFVASSYVLYIMNLIGIAIIGAVGLNLLTGFTGQISLGHAAFVGVGGYATAILVTRLDMPFWFAMPIAGFVSAGMGLIIGIPSLRVKGLYLCIATLAAQFILEFVFVHWESMTHGIRGINVPAPRIGDFVFDTEKSYYFITLVLVILTVGFARNLVRTKWGRAFVAIRDRDLAAEIIGINLFRYKLAAFALSSFFAGIAGSLWVGFIKVVTPEHFPFSLSIQYLAMVIVGGLGSVLGSIFGAIFMTLTPELLNIFVSSAKQLFPGLDQFFIPLKEIIFGGMIVTFLVLEPHGLAEIWHRIKNFFLLWPFSN; this is encoded by the coding sequence ATGCGTTGTGGAGATTTTAAAGAATCCTATCGTGAAGACGAAGAAATCTTTCAGAGTCTGTTTGTAAGGATTTGCCTCGCAGTTCTCTTTGTTTTGCTCATTATCACACCTTTTGTCGCAAGCTCCTATGTTCTGTACATCATGAATTTGATAGGCATTGCCATTATAGGGGCTGTAGGTTTAAACCTCCTCACCGGATTTACGGGTCAAATTTCCCTTGGACACGCCGCATTTGTCGGTGTTGGCGGTTATGCGACAGCGATACTTGTTACCCGTCTCGATATGCCCTTCTGGTTTGCAATGCCAATAGCGGGGTTCGTGTCCGCAGGAATGGGATTAATTATTGGGATCCCGTCTTTGCGGGTTAAAGGCCTTTACCTATGCATTGCCACCCTGGCGGCGCAATTTATCCTGGAGTTCGTGTTTGTGCATTGGGAATCAATGACTCATGGAATCCGTGGGATAAACGTGCCAGCTCCCAGGATCGGGGATTTCGTATTCGACACTGAAAAGAGTTACTATTTTATAACCCTTGTCCTTGTAATCCTTACGGTCGGTTTTGCCAGAAATCTTGTAAGAACAAAATGGGGTAGAGCTTTTGTGGCAATTCGCGATCGCGATCTTGCGGCCGAGATAATAGGAATTAACCTGTTCCGCTACAAATTGGCCGCTTTTGCTCTCAGCTCTTTTTTCGCCGGTATTGCAGGAAGCCTTTGGGTGGGATTCATCAAGGTTGTAACTCCGGAACATTTTCCATTCTCCCTCTCTATCCAGTATCTGGCCATGGTTATAGTCGGGGGCCTTGGTAGTGTTCTGGGTTCCATCTTTGGAGCCATATTCATGACGCTCACCCCGGAGCTTCTAAACATTTTCGTAAGTTCCGCCAAACAGCTATTCCCTGGGTTGGACCAATTTTTCATCCCGCTGAAGGAAATAATCTTTGGTGGCATGATCGTGACCTTCCTGGTCCTGGAACCTCATGGGCTGGCGGAAATTTGGCATCGTATCAAGAACTTCTTCCTGCTTTGGCCTTTTTCGAACTGA
- a CDS encoding ABC transporter substrate-binding protein, which produces MKKRHFWFSAMVLAIAIAFSAFAYAEDEIKVGAVQPITGRFAFAGVNINAGLEDALMIANEEGGINGKKIKYIMEDGQYQLDVAVAAFKRIMSRDNPLIMYGESTGLGKAMSPEIKDRYKILYSSTSFSSELADPKENPYMFVPGPTYADMFGILLKYIAKEKPGAKVAFFYSDTEFGKDPIEAARQMCKTLKLDLVAEEVAQVGSVDVTSQVLDMKRKNPDFVIFQGFVVDPVQTVIKQCRDFGMKTQFMGTFWGASKMVVDNLGPMAEGYMAVNPYMYWWNDDVPMIKKIKAYTAKKYPKVTYRDNSYMQSFMTGLIFVECLKRADKAGELNGPGLVKALQSLKDFDSGGLSAPYTIKNNKFPVARVWKANTQKKILEPVSDWITVE; this is translated from the coding sequence ATGAAGAAGAGACACTTCTGGTTTTCGGCGATGGTTCTGGCAATTGCGATCGCATTTTCAGCTTTTGCTTATGCGGAAGACGAGATCAAGGTGGGAGCGGTACAACCGATCACCGGCAGATTCGCGTTTGCAGGCGTAAACATCAATGCAGGTCTTGAAGACGCCCTGATGATCGCTAATGAAGAAGGCGGCATCAACGGCAAGAAGATTAAATACATCATGGAGGACGGCCAGTATCAGTTGGACGTAGCTGTTGCGGCATTCAAACGAATCATGTCGCGGGACAATCCACTGATCATGTATGGAGAAAGCACGGGCCTGGGCAAAGCGATGTCTCCGGAAATCAAGGATAGATACAAGATTCTGTACAGCTCGACGTCTTTTTCCAGTGAACTGGCAGATCCCAAGGAAAATCCTTATATGTTCGTGCCGGGTCCGACATATGCTGATATGTTCGGGATATTGCTAAAGTATATCGCCAAAGAAAAACCGGGGGCAAAAGTAGCCTTTTTCTACAGCGACACCGAATTTGGAAAAGACCCGATCGAGGCGGCAAGACAGATGTGCAAGACCCTGAAACTTGATCTGGTTGCCGAAGAAGTCGCTCAGGTAGGGTCAGTTGATGTTACATCGCAGGTTTTAGACATGAAACGCAAGAATCCGGACTTCGTAATTTTCCAGGGCTTTGTGGTGGATCCGGTCCAGACAGTCATCAAACAGTGTAGAGATTTCGGCATGAAAACCCAATTCATGGGAACTTTCTGGGGCGCTTCAAAGATGGTGGTGGATAATCTCGGTCCTATGGCGGAGGGCTATATGGCTGTGAATCCCTACATGTACTGGTGGAATGATGATGTCCCCATGATCAAAAAGATCAAAGCGTATACAGCAAAGAAATATCCAAAGGTAACTTATCGGGACAATTCCTATATGCAGAGTTTTATGACAGGGCTGATCTTTGTCGAGTGCCTGAAACGGGCGGATAAAGCAGGGGAACTCAATGGACCCGGATTGGTAAAAGCCCTCCAGTCACTTAAAGACTTCGACAGTGGCGGTCTTTCCGCTCCATACACAATCAAGAATAACAAATTCCCGGTCGCGAGAGTCTGGAAGGCGAACACACAGAAAAAGATATTAGAGCCGGTTTCTGATTGGATTACGGTGGAGTAG
- a CDS encoding ABC transporter ATP-binding protein, with the protein MSVPEPMTSVVSDNSNQSLLKLESLFLKFGGVHVLTDVSLEVYSGEIFSIIGPNGAGKTCLLNCVNRFYHPEKGRLFFEGQDITKRKTHDIAALGIARTFQNVELFKGMSVIDNIKLGNHVHLKTGMLSAGYYFGKAQRTELKLRKEIEETIIDLLEIESIRKKKVGTLPYGLQKRVELARALAMKPRLLLLDEPVTGMNLEETEDMARFILDIHEEWGVTIILIEHDMGVVMDISDRVSVLDFGVKIAEGKPQEIRTDERVIKAYLGEKDLAYSRLGG; encoded by the coding sequence GTGAGTGTGCCCGAACCTATGACCAGTGTCGTTTCAGATAATTCAAACCAGAGCCTGCTGAAACTTGAAAGTCTGTTTCTCAAGTTTGGCGGTGTTCATGTGTTGACTGACGTATCTCTCGAGGTTTACAGCGGTGAAATTTTCTCGATCATTGGACCGAATGGAGCCGGGAAAACGTGTTTACTGAATTGTGTAAACAGATTCTATCATCCGGAAAAGGGAAGACTTTTTTTTGAAGGACAGGACATAACAAAACGGAAAACACATGATATAGCGGCTCTCGGTATCGCAAGGACTTTTCAGAACGTGGAACTGTTCAAGGGGATGAGCGTCATTGACAACATCAAACTGGGAAATCATGTCCACTTGAAAACCGGGATGCTCTCGGCTGGCTATTATTTTGGAAAAGCGCAACGCACTGAGCTGAAATTGAGGAAGGAGATCGAAGAAACGATCATTGATCTGCTGGAGATAGAGAGCATTCGCAAGAAGAAAGTCGGAACTCTCCCGTATGGTCTTCAAAAGAGGGTTGAACTGGCTCGGGCCCTGGCGATGAAACCGAGGTTGCTGCTTCTGGATGAACCTGTTACAGGGATGAACCTTGAAGAAACAGAGGACATGGCCCGATTCATTCTGGATATTCATGAGGAATGGGGAGTAACCATAATTCTTATCGAACACGACATGGGCGTGGTCATGGACATTTCGGATCGTGTGTCGGTTCTGGATTTCGGGGTAAAAATAGCGGAAGGGAAGCCTCAGGAAATAAGAACAGACGAGCGAGTGATAAAGGCTTACCTTGGTGAAAAAGACCTTGCCTATTCCAGGCTCGGGGGTTGA
- a CDS encoding DNA repair exonuclease, which yields MKFVHTADWQIGMRADSIGDRAPRVREERLAAARRVMDVAKSENADFILVAGDIFEDNAVDRRLVQKVADILRSFPGPVLIIPGNHDPLLPGSVWEHPAWGAPNVTVLREEGCIEIAEALVYPCPLKEKRSTANPTAWIPKEDVGRIRIGLAHGTVEGIRQDEPDSPIPRDAPQRTGLDYLAIGHWHSFASYPDSDGNVRMAYSGTHETTKFGERDSGNVLVVEIESHGKAPKIRPVKSGGLNWISVAEELIKQGDIKRLKDALESLASPFQTLIQLTISGILNMEERSELEHIEQMLESRFFWSDIDSCQLKAAPTDCSWIDDLGQGVIQQAALRLLQDSENRPEVTQLALSRLYTIVKGVPK from the coding sequence ATGAAGTTTGTTCACACCGCTGACTGGCAGATCGGCATGAGAGCTGATTCGATAGGAGATCGCGCTCCCCGGGTTAGGGAGGAACGTCTAGCGGCCGCCAGGCGAGTCATGGACGTGGCCAAGTCAGAGAACGCTGATTTCATATTAGTCGCGGGTGATATCTTTGAAGACAACGCAGTGGACCGGAGGTTGGTCCAAAAGGTCGCAGACATACTTCGATCATTTCCCGGGCCGGTCCTGATCATTCCAGGCAATCACGACCCCTTGCTTCCTGGCTCGGTGTGGGAACACCCGGCCTGGGGGGCGCCTAATGTTACAGTGCTCAGGGAGGAGGGATGTATTGAAATCGCTGAGGCGTTAGTCTATCCATGCCCGCTTAAAGAAAAGCGATCTACTGCCAACCCCACGGCATGGATACCAAAAGAAGATGTCGGCCGTATCAGAATAGGACTGGCCCACGGAACTGTCGAAGGCATTCGTCAGGATGAGCCTGATTCCCCGATCCCAAGAGACGCTCCCCAACGGACAGGGTTGGACTATCTGGCTATAGGCCACTGGCATTCTTTCGCTTCATACCCCGACTCTGATGGAAATGTCCGGATGGCCTATTCTGGAACGCATGAAACCACCAAATTCGGCGAACGTGACAGCGGTAATGTTTTAGTAGTTGAAATAGAATCCCATGGGAAGGCGCCCAAGATAAGGCCGGTCAAATCAGGTGGTCTAAACTGGATTTCTGTTGCCGAAGAATTGATCAAACAGGGAGACATAAAGCGCCTGAAGGATGCGCTTGAATCGTTGGCCAGTCCTTTCCAGACTCTGATTCAGTTAACCATATCCGGTATTTTGAACATGGAGGAACGATCGGAGTTGGAGCACATTGAGCAGATGCTTGAGTCGAGGTTTTTCTGGAGTGACATCGACTCCTGCCAATTGAAGGCCGCTCCTACCGATTGTTCATGGATCGACGATCTTGGACAGGGTGTCATTCAACAAGCCGCCCTTCGTCTGTTACAGGACTCTGAAAATAGGCCGGAAGTTACGCAGTTAGCCCTATCGCGACTTTACACCATAGTAAAGGGGGTCCCGAAATGA
- a CDS encoding AMP-binding protein translates to MSLTLPGLLARNAEKYGTSKVALREKEFGIWQSVTWAGYFENVIHIALGLVCLGFESGEKLAILGDNRPEWLYCELSVQTLGGAAVGIFPDSSAAQIKHIINHSDAAYLVVEDQEQADKFLEIRDECPGIKKIIVDDPTGMRNYDWSMFVTLSDVRDMGREYNGKHPEDFSARLERITEHTVALIAYTSGTTGLPKGAMLTHKNMVRMAANYDEIDPAYPEDNHVSFLPLPWIGEQMTAVSWNLYKGFTVNFPERPETVAENIREVGPNILFAPPRFWEKICSDIQVKIQDAIWIKRWFYKVCMPVGFKMAEYRLANRKPPAIFNLLYKLCHLCLFRSLKNYLGLGHLRNVYTGGAALGPEIFNLFQALGVNIKQLYGQTETSGISVGHRNGDIKLSTVGKPIPGVEIQISDTGEILTKGDTVFVGYYKDEEATTRTLIDGWLHSGDHGLFDEDGHLVMVDRMKDVMRLSDGSKFSPQLIENKLKFSLYIGEAVVVGKDRPFVGAMINIDMANVGKWAESRKMTYTTYTDLSQKEEVYELVAQEISVINKSLPKAAWVRKFVTLHKELDADDDEMTRTRKVRRSVVEERYSQLIEAIYGDNDKLEVTSDIKYRDGKAFRMQTSVQIKTVPEP, encoded by the coding sequence ATGTCGTTGACTTTACCCGGTCTTTTAGCGCGAAACGCCGAGAAGTATGGAACTTCAAAGGTCGCTCTGCGTGAAAAGGAATTCGGGATATGGCAATCGGTAACGTGGGCCGGTTATTTCGAGAACGTGATCCATATCGCTCTTGGATTAGTCTGTTTGGGTTTTGAATCAGGAGAGAAGCTGGCGATCCTGGGCGACAACCGTCCTGAATGGCTCTATTGTGAACTGTCGGTTCAAACATTGGGTGGCGCTGCTGTAGGTATTTTCCCTGACAGTAGCGCCGCTCAGATCAAGCACATAATTAATCACTCCGACGCCGCATATCTGGTGGTAGAAGATCAGGAACAGGCCGACAAGTTTCTTGAAATTCGGGACGAATGTCCTGGGATAAAGAAGATAATAGTAGATGACCCCACGGGCATGCGGAATTATGACTGGTCAATGTTTGTGACTTTGTCGGATGTTCGCGATATGGGCCGCGAATATAACGGGAAACATCCTGAAGATTTTTCCGCGCGCCTCGAACGGATTACTGAACATACAGTTGCTCTGATAGCCTATACATCTGGGACCACTGGTCTTCCAAAAGGCGCAATGTTGACTCACAAAAACATGGTGAGGATGGCCGCGAATTATGACGAGATTGATCCGGCATATCCTGAAGACAACCACGTTTCGTTTCTCCCTCTGCCATGGATCGGCGAGCAGATGACCGCTGTTTCCTGGAACCTTTACAAGGGGTTCACGGTCAATTTCCCGGAAAGACCAGAAACAGTAGCGGAAAACATACGGGAAGTGGGACCGAACATACTTTTCGCTCCACCTCGATTCTGGGAAAAAATCTGCTCTGATATCCAGGTCAAAATTCAGGACGCTATTTGGATCAAAAGATGGTTTTACAAGGTTTGCATGCCTGTTGGGTTCAAGATGGCCGAATACCGCTTAGCCAACAGGAAACCTCCGGCTATCTTTAATCTGCTCTACAAATTGTGCCATCTCTGTCTGTTCCGGTCTCTCAAGAATTACCTCGGCCTTGGACACTTGCGAAACGTCTACACTGGCGGCGCTGCGCTTGGACCAGAGATATTCAATCTTTTTCAGGCCCTGGGCGTTAACATCAAACAACTGTACGGCCAAACGGAAACTTCCGGCATCAGCGTCGGACACAGAAATGGCGATATCAAACTGAGCACAGTAGGAAAGCCTATACCCGGCGTTGAGATCCAAATTTCCGATACAGGTGAAATACTCACCAAGGGTGATACTGTTTTTGTCGGATATTATAAAGACGAGGAAGCTACCACAAGGACACTTATAGACGGCTGGCTGCATTCCGGTGATCACGGATTATTTGACGAAGATGGCCATCTGGTCATGGTAGACAGAATGAAAGATGTTATGCGCCTGTCCGACGGGTCAAAGTTTTCTCCTCAACTCATCGAAAACAAGCTTAAGTTCAGCCTATACATCGGAGAAGCGGTTGTTGTTGGTAAAGACCGGCCGTTTGTCGGGGCCATGATCAACATTGACATGGCTAATGTGGGTAAATGGGCGGAAAGCCGTAAAATGACTTATACCACCTATACGGACCTCTCCCAAAAAGAGGAGGTGTACGAGCTGGTGGCTCAGGAAATCAGCGTTATCAACAAGTCTCTGCCAAAGGCCGCCTGGGTAAGGAAATTCGTCACGTTGCACAAGGAACTGGACGCCGATGACGATGAGATGACAAGAACCAGAAAGGTGAGGCGCTCAGTTGTTGAAGAACGATATTCCCAGTTGATTGAAGCGATTTATGGCGACAACGACAAGCTTGAAGTAACGTCAGACATCAAATACCGGGACGGTAAGGCTTTCCGTATGCAAACTTCAGTCCAGATTAAAACCGTTCCGGAACCCTAA
- a CDS encoding branched-chain amino acid ABC transporter permease produces MDIIPQILVSGIAAGGVYGLIALGFVLIYKATSVLNLATGEFMTLGAFVCLTVLTELSAPFGVALFVTMIFAASLGALTERIALRPLIGEPIISVIMVTIGLASVLKGVTHMIWSPQFRTFPQVFPPTPLDLGFAIVPSGLLWGFIFAVICTVVFTVIFRYTRTGLAMRATAANQQAALSMGISVKRVFALSWSFAAITAALGGIIIGNINGISIHLGHIGLKVLSVIILGGLDSIIGAIVGGFIIGVLENFAGVYLDSMFGGGVKEVAPFIILVLIIMIRPYGIFGKPLIERV; encoded by the coding sequence GTGGACATAATTCCTCAGATTCTTGTCAGCGGCATAGCGGCAGGCGGCGTATATGGCTTGATCGCTCTTGGATTCGTCCTGATTTACAAGGCCACGAGCGTACTGAATTTGGCCACAGGCGAATTCATGACCTTAGGCGCATTTGTATGCCTGACCGTCTTGACAGAACTGTCGGCGCCATTTGGCGTCGCTCTTTTTGTTACCATGATCTTCGCTGCCAGTCTCGGAGCTTTGACCGAGAGAATAGCGTTAAGACCACTTATCGGCGAACCGATCATATCCGTTATCATGGTTACCATAGGTCTTGCGAGCGTGTTAAAGGGCGTCACGCACATGATCTGGTCTCCACAATTCAGAACATTTCCTCAGGTTTTCCCGCCCACTCCTTTGGATCTGGGCTTCGCTATTGTTCCTTCAGGTCTTTTATGGGGGTTTATTTTCGCTGTTATCTGCACCGTGGTTTTCACCGTTATATTCCGCTACACAAGAACCGGTTTGGCGATGCGCGCCACAGCGGCCAATCAACAGGCTGCTCTTTCGATGGGGATCAGCGTAAAGAGGGTGTTTGCTCTTTCCTGGAGCTTCGCTGCCATCACTGCGGCTTTGGGCGGAATAATTATCGGGAACATCAACGGAATAAGCATTCATTTGGGACACATTGGCCTAAAGGTTCTCTCGGTAATAATCCTGGGCGGCCTGGACAGCATCATCGGGGCAATAGTCGGCGGATTCATAATTGGCGTCCTTGAGAATTTCGCAGGTGTTTATCTTGACTCCATGTTCGGTGGCGGCGTGAAAGAAGTCGCCCCGTTTATAATATTGGTTCTGATCATAATGATCAGGCCTTATGGGATATTCGGGAAACCACTCATTGAGAGAGTCTAG